In Nitratidesulfovibrio sp., the following are encoded in one genomic region:
- a CDS encoding histidine phosphatase family protein, which produces MTAPTGIPSTIPPTIPANTPPDILLFRHAATDMRDGPRRYIGRTEVPLSHEGRAQAAAWRTRLAALDVVGAYASPLERSRETARLMLGQGDSPDSANAPGASDASATSGASGTAAIPVTILDDLAEMDLGEWEGLVQMQVRETRPDAYARRGREPWTFRPPRGECCADVAARALRALDAMWRDRAGEGACARARGLTAGQQSLSGSCGGHGPFIMAVSHAGLIRSLLCALGHMGREQLFTLPVRHLHCVRLRRTAPDGGSLMGGPGGSTGPTGPTGPVVGTGAPWKVVSSDWQP; this is translated from the coding sequence ATGACCGCGCCGACAGGCATCCCATCCACCATCCCCCCCACCATCCCGGCGAACACCCCGCCGGACATCCTGCTGTTCCGCCATGCGGCCACGGATATGCGAGATGGCCCGCGCCGGTACATTGGCCGCACCGAAGTCCCCCTGTCCCACGAGGGCCGGGCGCAGGCGGCGGCATGGCGGACGCGGCTGGCCGCACTGGACGTGGTGGGGGCGTACGCCTCGCCGCTGGAACGGTCGCGGGAGACGGCCCGGCTCATGCTGGGGCAGGGCGATTCACCGGATTCGGCCAATGCTCCGGGTGCATCCGACGCTTCGGCCACATCCGGCGCCTCGGGTACAGCCGCCATCCCGGTCACCATTCTGGACGATCTGGCAGAGATGGATCTGGGGGAGTGGGAGGGGCTGGTGCAAATGCAGGTGCGGGAAACCCGGCCCGACGCCTATGCGCGGCGCGGGCGCGAGCCCTGGACCTTTCGTCCGCCAAGGGGGGAATGCTGCGCGGACGTGGCAGCGCGCGCCCTGCGGGCGCTGGACGCCATGTGGCGGGACCGGGCCGGAGAGGGCGCATGCGCAAGGGCGCGAGGCCTCACCGCCGGGCAGCAATCCCTGTCGGGCAGTTGTGGTGGGCACGGCCCCTTCATCATGGCCGTGAGCCACGCCGGGCTGATCCGGTCCCTGTTGTGCGCGCTGGGCCACATGGGCCGCGAACAACTGTTCACCCTGCCGGTGCGCCATCTGCATTGCGTGCGCCTGCGTCGAACTGCCCCCGATGGGGGCAGTTTGATGGGGGGGCCGGGGGGGAGTACAGGGCCGACAGGGCCGACAGGGCCGGTGGTGGGGACAGGGGCGCCATGGAAGGTCGTGTCGTCGGACTGGCAGCCGTAG
- a CDS encoding DVU_1553 family AMP-dependent CoA ligase — MTRNLASSALPEDGVVAPCPTCAVSTKHGEHGEHGGHGEHGAPVDASLSAPTGQGGARSPLDPWLAARLFIPPADLSPATVRARQGGLLREAVRRALEAPFYRARLAGRPLPCTLDDLAGLPFTTPDDLREGGDALLRVADDAVARIVTLPTSGSTGTPKRLRFSDADIERTVDFFAVGMTTLCRPGDVVAIFMPGQRPDSVGDLLDRGLRRAGMQPVLLPPAASGAEHAARLMETGAQVFVATPTQAPAIADAVLTGQAPAARPRACLLSAEATPPETADRVRAALGCEVFDHWGMTETGYGGGVECAVHHGFHLREADIHVEIVHPLTGAPLPDGQTGEVVVTTLAAEAMVLLRYRTGDAAALLPPPCRCGSPLRRLGPVRGRIRRYGNHWDIITLAKGIRP; from the coding sequence ATGACCCGGAATCTCGCGTCCTCCGCATTGCCGGAAGATGGCGTGGTCGCGCCGTGCCCCACGTGTGCCGTGTCCACGAAACATGGGGAGCATGGGGAGCATGGGGGACATGGGGAGCATGGGGCGCCCGTAGACGCTTCGCTCTCCGCACCCACCGGGCAGGGTGGCGCCCGTTCGCCGCTGGACCCGTGGCTGGCCGCGCGGCTGTTCATTCCGCCCGCAGACCTCTCTCCGGCAACGGTGCGCGCCCGGCAGGGCGGCCTGCTGCGCGAGGCGGTGCGCCGCGCCCTTGAGGCGCCGTTCTACCGTGCCCGGCTGGCGGGGCGGCCTTTGCCGTGCACGCTGGATGATCTCGCGGGGTTGCCCTTCACCACGCCCGACGATCTGCGCGAGGGGGGCGATGCCCTGCTGCGCGTGGCCGACGACGCCGTGGCCCGCATCGTCACCCTGCCGACATCGGGAAGCACGGGGACACCCAAGCGGCTGCGCTTCAGCGATGCCGACATCGAGCGCACCGTGGATTTCTTTGCCGTGGGCATGACCACCCTGTGCCGCCCCGGCGACGTGGTGGCCATCTTCATGCCCGGCCAGCGGCCCGACAGCGTGGGCGATCTGCTGGACCGGGGCCTGCGCCGCGCGGGCATGCAGCCTGTGCTGCTGCCCCCGGCGGCCAGCGGCGCGGAACATGCGGCCCGATTGATGGAAACCGGGGCGCAGGTCTTTGTGGCCACGCCCACCCAGGCCCCTGCCATTGCCGACGCGGTGCTGACGGGGCAGGCCCCGGCAGCGCGCCCGCGCGCCTGCCTGCTGAGCGCGGAAGCCACCCCGCCCGAAACGGCGGACAGGGTGCGCGCGGCCTTGGGCTGCGAGGTGTTCGACCATTGGGGCATGACCGAAACCGGCTACGGCGGCGGCGTGGAATGTGCCGTCCATCACGGCTTTCACCTGCGCGAGGCGGACATCCATGTGGAAATCGTCCACCCGCTCACCGGCGCGCCCTTGCCGGACGGCCAGACCGGCGAGGTGGTGGTGACCACCCTTGCCGCAGAGGCCATGGTGCTGCTGCGCTATCGCACGGGCGATGCGGCGGCCCTGCTGCCCCCCCCGTGCCGTTGCGGCAGCCCGCTACGGCGGCTGGGGCCGGTGCGGGGGCGCATCCGCCGTTACGGAAACCATTGGGACATCATCACCCTTGCCAAGGGGATTCGACCATGA
- a CDS encoding DVU_1555 family C-GCAxxG-C-C protein, whose amino-acid sequence MSDDAFGRVLGLGASGYCCTQIMVQLLLDVQGREAPDAMRAAGGLCRGFGLAEGTCGILLGGCMAMGLCAAKGHDGEEPHEALEAMTTEFAEWFRERTAASGGISCGAILGDAGDGGRPDFGKCHGLLLEAHGKMFEVLAAYGVDPTLPREG is encoded by the coding sequence ATGAGCGACGATGCGTTCGGACGGGTACTGGGCCTTGGGGCCTCCGGATACTGCTGCACCCAGATCATGGTCCAACTGCTGCTGGACGTGCAGGGGCGCGAAGCTCCTGACGCCATGCGCGCCGCTGGCGGGTTGTGCCGGGGCTTCGGCCTTGCGGAGGGTACCTGCGGCATCCTGCTGGGCGGCTGCATGGCCATGGGGCTGTGCGCGGCCAAGGGGCACGATGGCGAGGAACCCCACGAGGCGCTGGAGGCCATGACCACGGAATTTGCCGAATGGTTCCGCGAGCGCACCGCTGCCAGCGGGGGCATTTCGTGCGGGGCCATTCTTGGGGATGCCGGGGATGGCGGGCGTCCGGATTTCGGCAAGTGCCACGGCCTGCTGCTGGAAGCGCACGGCAAGATGTTCGAGGTGCTGGCGGCCTACGGCGTGGACCCCACGCTGCCGCGCGAGGGCTAG
- the trsM gene encoding DVU_1556 family methyltransferase: MTVPSGFDAAVSTLEATVAPVGGETPVGEGVTVASPQGPWEHSALRSPWEHPALRAVAGAALRPGGVALTWRALELARQLTNLPHNARVVDLGCGPGETVALLREGGMAAVGLDLSASLLDEAWARNGRMPLIQADAGAGAESAPGLPLRTASLDGVFCECVLSVLPGRQGVLAEVARVLRPGGVLVWTDLYVRPGRAADVWRGPDGSPNGSMDGYADDGKSRYSGSQPHVLSCRAGAVPRADMETMLRRAGFTVLAFEDHSRLLAELAGRLLFAGAELAELFGCGGGGSGRPGYALLLARRDDAAPRGDAP, from the coding sequence GTGACCGTGCCGTCCGGCTTCGACGCTGCTGTCTCCACGCTGGAGGCTACCGTTGCGCCTGTGGGGGGTGAAACCCCTGTTGGAGAAGGCGTCACGGTCGCCAGTCCGCAGGGGCCGTGGGAGCATTCGGCGCTGCGCAGCCCGTGGGAGCATCCGGCGCTGCGCGCGGTGGCCGGGGCCGCATTGCGCCCCGGCGGTGTGGCTCTGACCTGGCGGGCGCTGGAACTGGCGCGGCAACTGACCAACCTGCCCCACAACGCGCGCGTGGTGGACCTGGGCTGCGGACCCGGTGAAACCGTGGCCCTGTTGCGTGAAGGCGGCATGGCGGCGGTGGGGCTGGATCTTTCCGCCAGCCTGCTGGATGAGGCGTGGGCGCGGAATGGGCGTATGCCTCTGATTCAGGCCGATGCCGGGGCCGGTGCGGAATCCGCCCCCGGCCTGCCATTGCGCACCGCCAGCCTTGATGGCGTGTTCTGCGAGTGCGTGCTTTCGGTGCTGCCGGGGCGGCAGGGCGTGCTGGCGGAAGTTGCGCGGGTGCTGCGTCCCGGCGGGGTGCTGGTCTGGACCGACCTGTATGTGCGTCCGGGCCGTGCGGCTGATGTGTGGCGTGGCCCGGACGGCAGCCCGAACGGCTCTATGGACGGCTATGCTGACGACGGAAAATCCCGGTATTCCGGCTCGCAGCCCCATGTCCTGTCCTGCCGGGCCGGGGCCGTGCCGCGCGCAGACATGGAAACCATGCTGCGCCGTGCCGGGTTCACGGTGCTGGCGTTCGAGGATCACAGCCGCCTGCTGGCGGAACTGGCGGGCAGGCTGCTGTTTGCCGGGGCCGAACTGGCGGAACTGTTCGGGTGCGGGGGCGGTGGAAGCGGGCGGCCCGGCTACGCGCTGCTGCTGGCCCGGCGTGACGATGCTGCACCACGGGGGGATGCGCCATGA
- a CDS encoding XdhC family aldehyde oxidoreductase maturation factor, with product MTQFFGLLADALERDGVAVLATIVTAEGSAPRMAGARLFVHGDGHAFEGTVGGGILEARVLDACRTALNDGLARMLTFDLSADEAAGSDMICGGRVRLYVEPLRAASCPHLAPLLRQSDRLATQGRRCVLVNVLRPDAAPDCRRLLLAGEGQGAETSGDLALEPAALDALRGAVVTASGPLCVEAGGMSLLADPVASPGRVVIAGAGHVGRQVGLMASLAGFRVTVLDDRPDFAKADRLPGADEVRCVTPGGDWLADLGMHEDCYVVIVTRGHRNDGEVLASALRTPARYVGMIGSRRKRDAVYRRLEEAGTPRAAIERVHSPIGLDIGAETPEEIAVSIVAELVQARAASRVRPAIPPMQA from the coding sequence ATGACGCAATTCTTCGGACTACTGGCCGACGCGCTGGAGCGCGACGGCGTCGCCGTGCTGGCCACCATCGTCACGGCGGAAGGTTCCGCCCCGCGCATGGCCGGTGCGCGCCTGTTCGTGCACGGCGACGGCCATGCCTTCGAGGGCACCGTGGGCGGGGGCATCCTGGAGGCCCGCGTTCTGGATGCCTGCCGCACGGCCCTGAACGACGGGCTGGCCCGGATGCTCACCTTCGACCTGTCCGCCGACGAGGCCGCCGGATCGGACATGATCTGCGGCGGTCGGGTGCGACTGTACGTGGAGCCGTTGCGCGCCGCATCCTGCCCGCATCTGGCCCCGTTGCTGCGCCAGTCGGACCGCCTGGCCACGCAGGGGCGACGCTGCGTGCTGGTCAACGTGCTGCGGCCCGACGCCGCGCCTGACTGCCGCCGCCTGCTGCTGGCGGGCGAGGGGCAGGGGGCGGAGACAAGCGGCGACCTGGCGCTGGAACCGGCGGCGCTGGATGCACTGCGCGGGGCCGTGGTCACGGCCAGCGGCCCGCTGTGCGTGGAGGCGGGCGGCATGTCCCTGCTGGCCGATCCGGTGGCCTCGCCGGGGCGGGTGGTCATTGCCGGGGCCGGACATGTGGGACGGCAGGTGGGACTGATGGCCTCGCTGGCCGGGTTCCGGGTCACCGTGCTGGACGACCGGCCCGATTTCGCCAAAGCTGATCGGTTGCCCGGCGCGGACGAGGTGCGTTGCGTCACGCCCGGTGGCGACTGGCTGGCGGATCTCGGCATGCACGAGGACTGCTACGTGGTCATCGTCACGCGTGGGCATCGCAACGATGGTGAGGTGCTGGCCAGCGCCCTGCGCACCCCGGCCCGCTACGTGGGCATGATCGGCAGCCGCCGCAAGCGCGATGCCGTGTACCGCAGGCTGGAAGAGGCGGGCACCCCGCGCGCGGCCATCGAGCGGGTGCATTCGCCCATCGGGCTGGACATTGGCGCGGAAACGCCCGAGGAAATAGCCGTGAGCATCGTGGCGGAACTGGTGCAGGCGCGGGCCGCCAGCAGGGTGCGCCCCGCCATTCCACCCATGCAGGCCTGA
- a CDS encoding efflux RND transporter periplasmic adaptor subunit, translated as MPSTSSVPSPASAPSSVSGSAAPGGTAQPDLGRLSIDKTGWQSPRRSPRRRWVWLLAVVVLVGAAMGARLLFPAEREVRLAVVARVYPTQSMTTLVSSGYVTAQRKASVASKITSRLEWLGVEEGSRVTAGQVLARLESDDARAALDRVRANERAARADIDRAVAELTDAQRNHVRMRKLLAENVISRSDLETAETRALTADAAARAARDGLAAASAARREAETQLEYTYIRAPFDAVVLTKNADVGDIITPLGAAANAKASVVTIADMGSLLVETDVSESSVGRVTPGAPCEIALDALPDERFTGRVHIIVPTADRSKASVMVKVAFDVLDPRVLPEMSARVAFLSRVPSEEERRPRPVVPATAVRGEGNASAVFVVRDGRAVRTPVRTGMALGDTVELLDGPVPGAAVGERVVADPPADLADGERVRMQP; from the coding sequence ATGCCATCTACTTCCTCCGTTCCATCGCCCGCTTCAGCCCCGTCTTCGGTGTCCGGCAGCGCCGCACCGGGTGGAACCGCACAGCCCGACCTCGGCAGGCTGTCCATCGACAAGACCGGCTGGCAGTCGCCCCGGCGGTCACCCCGGCGGCGCTGGGTGTGGCTGCTTGCCGTCGTGGTGCTGGTTGGCGCGGCCATGGGCGCGCGGTTGCTGTTTCCGGCAGAGCGAGAGGTGCGCCTTGCCGTGGTGGCCAGGGTGTATCCCACCCAGTCCATGACCACGCTGGTTTCCAGTGGCTATGTTACCGCGCAGCGCAAGGCGTCGGTGGCATCCAAGATCACCTCGCGGCTGGAATGGCTGGGGGTGGAGGAAGGCAGCCGGGTAACCGCCGGGCAGGTGCTGGCCCGGCTGGAGAGCGACGACGCCAGGGCCGCCCTGGATCGCGTGCGGGCCAACGAGCGCGCCGCGCGGGCCGACATCGACCGCGCCGTCGCGGAACTGACGGATGCCCAGCGCAACCATGTCCGCATGCGCAAGCTGCTGGCGGAAAACGTGATTTCCCGGTCGGACCTGGAAACCGCAGAAACCCGCGCCCTCACGGCGGATGCCGCCGCCCGTGCCGCCCGTGACGGATTGGCCGCCGCCAGCGCGGCCCGGCGCGAGGCCGAGACGCAGCTGGAATACACCTACATCCGCGCGCCGTTCGATGCCGTGGTGCTGACCAAGAACGCGGACGTCGGCGACATCATCACCCCGCTGGGCGCGGCGGCCAACGCCAAGGCCAGTGTGGTGACCATCGCCGACATGGGCTCGCTGCTGGTGGAAACGGACGTCAGCGAATCCAGCGTGGGCCGGGTGACGCCCGGCGCGCCCTGCGAAATCGCCCTGGACGCCCTGCCGGACGAACGCTTTACCGGTCGGGTGCACATCATCGTGCCCACGGCCGATCGCAGCAAGGCATCGGTCATGGTCAAGGTGGCCTTCGACGTGCTGGATCCGCGCGTGCTGCCGGAAATGAGTGCCCGCGTTGCCTTTCTGAGCCGTGTGCCTTCCGAAGAGGAACGCCGCCCCCGCCCGGTGGTGCCCGCTACCGCCGTGCGCGGCGAAGGCAATGCCAGCGCCGTGTTCGTGGTGCGGGATGGTCGGGCGGTGCGCACCCCGGTGCGCACCGGCATGGCCCTTGGTGATACGGTGGAATTGCTGGATGGCCCCGTGCCTGGGGCAGCCGTGGGAGAACGGGTGGTGGCCGACCCACCCGCCGACCTGGCCGACGGCGAGCGCGTGCGGATGCAGCCATGA
- a CDS encoding DVU_1551 family NTP transferase, whose protein sequence is MTGVASDVTDSSPCPVSPFSPVLPVPVVGVVLAAGASSRMAPDFKPLLDLHGASVLARCVALFRQAGVADVLVVTGHRADEVATEAERLGVVTVHNPAWREGGMFSSVRAGLETVARRGAETGGSGSIDGIDDTGGAGRTGALLLPVDAALVRPVTVRLLLERAAAHPYRVLLPVFDGQWGHPPLLHASVLPIILADSGDGGLRGALHRLGPQALAEVGVPDRFILRDMDTPDDYRAACADWPTRAVPTPQEARALLAVRGIPPGGIAHAEGVAAVAVRLADALNAARDMPGPDAVSGGQSGPGARLDRDLDSTLTEAAALLHDIAKGQPRHEAAGGALLRELGFSGVADIVTAHRDTALADDQPLTEQEVVYFADKLVRCHTVVDVERRFGEKLAQWRHDPEAAAAIEGRMRRALALRARIQREAGRTLADILHPLAVGQPAWEPDAGGVRLAGETCRAGQTISCTANAPDHAHVSTAHVSTAHVSPSHGPACEPPEGGERA, encoded by the coding sequence ATGACGGGCGTTGCTTCCGACGTGACGGACTCCTCGCCCTGTCCGGTTTCGCCGTTTTCGCCAGTTCTGCCAGTTCCTGTCGTCGGCGTGGTGCTGGCGGCGGGCGCATCGTCGCGCATGGCGCCGGACTTCAAGCCGCTGCTGGATCTGCACGGCGCATCGGTGCTGGCGCGTTGCGTGGCGCTGTTCCGGCAGGCGGGCGTGGCGGATGTGCTGGTGGTCACCGGGCATCGCGCGGACGAGGTGGCGACGGAAGCCGAGCGGCTTGGCGTGGTCACGGTACACAACCCGGCATGGCGCGAAGGGGGGATGTTCTCCTCGGTACGCGCGGGGCTGGAGACCGTGGCCCGGCGCGGCGCAGAAACCGGCGGATCTGGAAGCATCGACGGGATTGATGACACCGGGGGGGCTGGCAGAACAGGCGCCCTGCTGCTGCCGGTGGATGCCGCACTGGTGCGCCCGGTGACCGTTCGCCTGCTGCTGGAACGCGCTGCCGCGCATCCTTACCGGGTGCTGCTGCCGGTGTTCGACGGGCAGTGGGGGCATCCGCCGTTGCTGCATGCATCGGTATTGCCGATCATTCTGGCCGACAGCGGCGATGGCGGGCTGCGCGGCGCACTGCATCGGCTGGGGCCGCAGGCGCTGGCAGAGGTCGGCGTGCCAGACCGTTTCATCCTGCGCGACATGGACACGCCGGACGACTACCGCGCGGCCTGCGCCGACTGGCCCACCCGCGCCGTGCCCACCCCGCAGGAGGCGCGCGCGTTGCTGGCGGTGCGGGGCATTCCGCCGGGCGGCATCGCCCATGCCGAAGGGGTTGCCGCCGTGGCCGTGCGCCTGGCCGATGCCCTGAATGCCGCGCGCGACATGCCTGGGCCGGATGCCGTTTCGGGCGGACAATCCGGCCCGGGCGCGCGTCTGGACCGCGATCTGGACAGCACGCTGACCGAGGCCGCCGCCCTGCTGCACGACATCGCCAAGGGCCAGCCCCGTCACGAGGCCGCCGGGGGCGCACTGTTGCGCGAACTGGGGTTTTCCGGCGTGGCGGACATCGTCACCGCACACAGGGATACCGCGCTTGCCGACGACCAGCCCTTGACCGAGCAGGAAGTGGTTTACTTCGCGGACAAACTGGTGCGCTGTCATACCGTGGTGGACGTGGAACGCCGCTTTGGCGAGAAACTGGCCCAATGGCGCCACGACCCGGAAGCCGCCGCCGCCATTGAAGGGCGCATGCGCCGGGCGCTGGCCCTGCGCGCGCGCATCCAGCGCGAGGCCGGGCGGACACTGGCGGACATCCTGCACCCGCTGGCCGTGGGGCAGCCAGCATGGGAACCGGACGCTGGCGGAGTCCGTCTGGCCGGTGAAACCTGCCGGGCGGGGCAGACCATTTCGTGCACCGCCAACGCTCCCGACCACGCGCACGTATCCACGGCGCACGTATCCACGGCGCACGTATCCCCGTCGCACGGCCCGGCATGTGAACCGCCAGAGGGCGGGGAGCGCGCATGA
- a CDS encoding radical SAM protein, with amino-acid sequence MAGRGNFSVDCGCSAPGQTGDEAQATAQGRVLARTASVCPVCLGPVPAERVAVGDTVLLVKRCPEHGEFSAPVWRGEPAFTGWVRPKIPTARRGPGTERVLGCPRDCGLCPDHGQHTCTLLIEVTQRCNLRCPVCFASAGQMGGQMGGQVGGQAGGAERLERLERLGGLGGEPDGGPGAGRCEGDARAARREDDPTLGELVARLAVLRPRAGDANIQLSGGEPTLRDDLPQLVTAVRGLGYPFVQLNTNGLRLAREAGYAARLAAAGLDSVFLQFDGPDDAATVRLRGLPLHADKVRAVEACAAAGLGVVLVCTVARGVNDHCLGDIVRFGLARVPVVRGAHFQPVSFFGRYEGFGAPDCVDDGPPDGEDDGAAGTAGDSAREAARITLPEVMRAVRDQTGGLIPLAHLHPPGCEHAQCSFSGTFMAHEDGRLEPAGGSCCGTGGNGGATGGMPPAPIPAALGAERARAFVRRQWRAPEPTTGPDGTGGGTPAMPRDDFERFLARAGRRFTVSGMAFQDAWTLDTERLRGCCIHVAAPDGRMVPFCAWNLTSAGGTPLHRNGPPTGTGCAGGGEGVEGAGVASGGPVGSNEGEGA; translated from the coding sequence ATGGCCGGGCGTGGCAATTTTTCCGTGGATTGCGGCTGTTCCGCACCGGGACAGACCGGGGACGAGGCGCAGGCAACGGCGCAGGGCCGCGTACTGGCCCGCACCGCCAGCGTGTGCCCGGTGTGTCTTGGCCCGGTCCCGGCAGAGCGGGTGGCCGTGGGCGATACGGTGCTGCTGGTCAAGCGCTGCCCCGAGCACGGCGAATTTTCCGCGCCGGTGTGGCGGGGCGAGCCTGCCTTCACTGGCTGGGTGCGCCCCAAGATTCCCACTGCCCGGCGCGGACCCGGTACGGAACGCGTTCTGGGCTGCCCGCGTGACTGCGGGCTGTGCCCGGACCACGGCCAGCACACCTGCACCCTGCTCATCGAGGTGACCCAGCGCTGCAACCTGCGCTGCCCTGTGTGCTTTGCGTCTGCGGGACAGATGGGCGGACAGATGGGCGGACAGGTGGGCGGACAAGCGGGGGGGGCAGAGAGACTGGAGAGACTGGAGAGACTGGGGGGACTGGGCGGAGAGCCTGACGGCGGACCGGGTGCCGGGCGGTGCGAGGGGGATGCCCGCGCAGCCCGCCGCGAGGACGATCCCACCCTTGGCGAACTGGTGGCCCGGCTGGCCGTGCTGCGCCCGCGCGCGGGCGATGCCAACATCCAGCTTTCCGGCGGCGAACCCACCCTGCGCGACGATCTGCCGCAACTCGTCACTGCCGTGCGTGGCCTAGGCTATCCCTTCGTGCAACTGAACACCAACGGCCTGCGCCTCGCGCGCGAGGCGGGCTATGCCGCACGCCTGGCCGCAGCGGGGCTGGATTCGGTGTTCCTGCAATTCGATGGCCCGGACGATGCGGCCACCGTCCGGCTGCGCGGTCTGCCCCTGCACGCGGACAAGGTGCGCGCGGTGGAAGCCTGCGCGGCGGCGGGGCTGGGCGTGGTGCTGGTGTGCACCGTGGCGCGCGGGGTCAACGACCATTGCCTGGGCGACATCGTGCGCTTCGGTCTGGCGCGGGTGCCCGTGGTGCGCGGGGCGCACTTCCAGCCGGTGAGCTTCTTTGGCCGGTACGAGGGCTTTGGTGCGCCCGATTGTGTTGATGACGGCCCCCCCGACGGAGAGGACGACGGCGCGGCAGGCACGGCAGGGGACAGCGCGCGCGAGGCGGCCCGCATCACCCTGCCGGAGGTCATGCGCGCGGTGCGCGACCAGACCGGCGGATTGATTCCACTGGCCCACCTGCATCCGCCGGGGTGCGAGCATGCCCAGTGTTCCTTCAGCGGTACGTTCATGGCTCACGAGGACGGCAGGCTGGAACCGGCGGGCGGGTCCTGCTGCGGGACGGGCGGTAATGGCGGGGCAACGGGCGGCATGCCTCCGGCGCCCATCCCCGCCGCGTTGGGCGCGGAGCGGGCGCGGGCCTTCGTGCGCCGCCAGTGGAGGGCGCCCGAACCGACGACTGGCCCGGACGGTACGGGCGGGGGCACGCCTGCCATGCCGCGCGATGATTTCGAGCGTTTCCTGGCGCGGGCCGGGCGGCGGTTCACCGTGTCCGGCATGGCCTTTCAGGATGCCTGGACCCTGGACACCGAACGGCTGCGCGGTTGCTGCATCCACGTGGCCGCGCCTGATGGGCGCATGGTGCCGTTCTGCGCGTGGAACCTCACCTCGGCGGGGGGCACGCCGCTGCACCGCAACGGCCCGCCGACCGGGACGGGATGTGCGGGTGGTGGCGAAGGTGTGGAAGGTGCTGGCGTGGCGAGTGGCGGGCCGGTCGGTTCCAACGAAGGGGAGGGCGCATGA
- a CDS encoding ABC transporter ATP-binding protein: MPSTAVGPGVDAASPHTASPPIRLAGVSKAYRRGAQVVPVLTSVNMTVAPGEFLALMGPSGSGKSTLLNLIAGIDRVDAGSVFVGDTDITTLDDADLARWRSRSVGFIFQFYNLIPVLNALENVELPLLLTPLSGRERRERARTALSMVGLSDRMDHYPGQLSGGQQQRTAIARALVADPDILVADEPTGDLDRVSAGEILNLMGGLNRTMGKTIIMVTHDPRAAERAGRLLLLEKGELADADA; this comes from the coding sequence ATGCCCAGTACGGCGGTCGGGCCGGGCGTGGATGCCGCCTCCCCGCACACGGCCAGCCCCCCCATCCGGCTTGCCGGGGTGTCCAAGGCCTACCGGCGCGGCGCGCAGGTGGTGCCGGTGCTGACCAGCGTGAACATGACCGTGGCCCCAGGCGAGTTCCTGGCGCTCATGGGGCCGTCCGGCTCCGGCAAATCCACGCTGCTCAACCTCATTGCAGGCATCGACCGGGTGGACGCCGGGTCCGTCTTCGTGGGCGATACGGACATCACCACCCTGGACGACGCGGACCTGGCCCGTTGGCGCAGCCGCAGCGTGGGATTCATCTTCCAGTTCTACAACCTCATCCCGGTGCTGAACGCGCTGGAAAACGTGGAACTGCCGCTGCTGCTCACGCCCCTGTCCGGGCGCGAACGGCGGGAGCGGGCACGCACCGCGCTGTCCATGGTGGGCCTGTCCGACCGCATGGACCACTACCCCGGCCAGCTTTCCGGCGGGCAGCAGCAGCGCACGGCCATTGCCCGCGCCCTGGTGGCCGACCCGGACATCCTGGTGGCCGACGAACCCACCGGCGACCTCGATCGCGTGTCCGCCGGGGAAATCCTGAACCTCATGGGCGGGCTTAACCGCACCATGGGCAAGACCATCATCATGGTCACCCACGACCCGCGCGCGGCGGAACGGGCGGGCCGCCTGCTGCTGCTGGAAAAGGGCGAGCTGGCCGATGCTGACGCTTAA